One genomic window of Micromonospora sp. WMMD1128 includes the following:
- the glgC gene encoding glucose-1-phosphate adenylyltransferase, whose protein sequence is MAAKVLAIVLAGGEGKRLMPLTTDRAKPAVPFGGMYRMVDFVLSNLANAGFLKIVVLTQYKSHSLDRHITKTWRMSTLLGNYVTPVPAQQRRGPWWFAGSADAIYQSFNLINDEQPDHVIVFGADHIYRMDPRQMVEDHIASGAGVTVAGIRQPLGMADQFGVIEVGADGKQIRAFREKPTDAVGLPDAPDQIYASMGNYVFSTKALCEAVERDAEDRTSKHDMGGSIIPMLVERGEANVYDFKDNEVPGSTDRDRGYWRDVGTLDSFYDAHMDLINVHPVFNLYNFDWPIYTEQPPYPPAKFVHAWGERVGRAVSSMVSPGSVISGSLVENSIVSPKVKVHSWAHVDGAVLMEGVEIGRHAVVRRAILDKNVSVPEGAEIGVDLERDRQRYTVSDNGVVVIGKGQRIEP, encoded by the coding sequence ATGGCTGCCAAGGTGCTCGCGATCGTCCTGGCCGGCGGGGAGGGCAAGCGCCTCATGCCCCTGACCACCGACCGGGCGAAGCCGGCCGTCCCCTTCGGCGGGATGTACCGCATGGTCGACTTCGTCCTCTCCAACCTGGCGAACGCCGGCTTTCTCAAGATCGTCGTGCTGACCCAGTACAAGTCCCACTCCCTGGACCGTCACATCACCAAGACCTGGCGGATGTCGACGCTCCTCGGCAACTACGTCACGCCCGTGCCGGCGCAGCAGCGCCGCGGCCCGTGGTGGTTCGCCGGCTCGGCCGACGCGATCTACCAGAGCTTCAACCTGATCAACGACGAGCAGCCGGACCATGTGATCGTCTTCGGCGCCGACCACATCTACCGGATGGACCCCCGGCAGATGGTGGAGGACCACATCGCCTCGGGCGCCGGGGTGACCGTGGCCGGGATCCGGCAGCCGCTGGGCATGGCCGACCAGTTCGGCGTGATCGAGGTCGGCGCCGACGGCAAGCAGATCCGGGCCTTCCGGGAGAAGCCCACCGACGCGGTGGGACTGCCCGACGCGCCCGACCAGATCTACGCCTCGATGGGCAACTACGTCTTCTCCACCAAGGCGCTCTGCGAGGCGGTCGAGCGCGACGCGGAGGACCGCACCAGCAAGCACGACATGGGTGGCAGCATCATCCCGATGCTCGTCGAGCGCGGCGAGGCGAACGTCTACGACTTCAAGGACAACGAGGTGCCGGGCAGCACCGACCGGGACCGCGGCTACTGGCGTGACGTGGGGACGCTCGACTCGTTCTACGACGCCCACATGGACCTGATCAACGTGCACCCGGTGTTCAACCTCTACAACTTCGACTGGCCGATCTACACCGAGCAGCCGCCGTACCCGCCGGCCAAGTTCGTGCACGCCTGGGGCGAGCGGGTCGGCCGGGCGGTCAGCTCGATGGTCTCGCCCGGCTCGGTGATCTCCGGCTCGCTGGTGGAGAACTCGATCGTCTCGCCCAAGGTCAAGGTGCACTCCTGGGCGCACGTCGACGGCGCCGTCCTGATGGAGGGTGTCGAGATCGGCCGGCACGCGGTCGTCCGGCGGGCGATCCTGGACAAGAACGTCTCCGTCCCGGAGGGCGCCGAGATCGGCGTCGACCTGGAGCGGGACCGCCAGCGCTACACCGTCTCCGACAACGGCGTCGTCGTCATCGGCAAGGGTCAGCGCATCGAGCCCTGA
- the glgA gene encoding glycogen synthase yields MAPLRVDLLTREYPPEVYGGAGVHVEYLARELRRLAEVRVHCFGAPRDEPGVTAYPEPAGLAGANAALRVMGVDLEMADGAAGTDVVHSHTWYANLAGHTAKLLHGVPHVVTAHSLEPLRPWKAEQLGGGYALSSWCERTAFEAADAIIAVSEGMRRDVLTAYPGVNPDRVRVVYNGIDTAQYAPDAGTDVLDRLGIDPARPSVVYVGRITRQKGLPYLLRAARELPADTQLVLLAGAPDTPEIGAEVEELAAELRAKRSGVVWVAAMLPKHEVIQVLTHATIFVCPSVYEPMGIVNLEAMACETAVVATATGGIPEVVADGETGLLVPIEQAGDGSGTPLDPERFVADLADRMNELLADPARIAAFGAAGRRRAVERFSWSAIAEQTLTLYRSVQGGAPA; encoded by the coding sequence ATGGCACCGTTGCGCGTCGACCTGCTCACCCGTGAATACCCGCCGGAGGTCTACGGCGGCGCCGGGGTGCACGTGGAATACCTGGCCCGCGAGCTGCGCCGGCTCGCCGAGGTGCGGGTGCACTGCTTCGGCGCGCCACGCGACGAGCCCGGCGTGACCGCGTACCCCGAACCGGCCGGGCTGGCCGGCGCGAACGCCGCGCTGCGCGTCATGGGCGTCGACCTGGAGATGGCCGACGGCGCCGCCGGCACCGACGTGGTGCACAGCCACACCTGGTACGCGAACCTGGCCGGACACACCGCGAAGCTGCTGCACGGGGTGCCGCACGTGGTGACCGCGCACAGCCTGGAGCCGCTGCGCCCGTGGAAGGCCGAGCAGCTCGGCGGCGGGTACGCGCTCTCCTCCTGGTGCGAGCGGACCGCGTTCGAGGCCGCCGACGCGATCATCGCGGTGAGCGAGGGCATGCGGCGGGACGTGCTCACCGCCTACCCGGGGGTCAACCCGGACCGGGTCCGGGTGGTCTACAACGGCATCGACACCGCGCAGTACGCCCCGGACGCCGGCACCGACGTGCTCGACCGGCTCGGCATCGACCCGGCCCGGCCCAGCGTGGTCTACGTCGGGCGGATCACCCGGCAGAAGGGGCTGCCGTACCTGCTGCGGGCGGCCCGGGAGCTGCCCGCCGACACCCAGCTCGTGCTGCTCGCGGGCGCGCCGGACACCCCGGAGATCGGCGCGGAGGTCGAGGAGTTGGCCGCCGAGCTGCGGGCGAAGCGCTCGGGCGTGGTCTGGGTGGCGGCGATGCTGCCCAAGCACGAGGTGATCCAGGTGCTCACCCACGCCACGATCTTCGTCTGCCCGTCCGTCTACGAGCCGATGGGCATCGTCAACCTGGAGGCGATGGCCTGCGAGACGGCAGTGGTGGCCACCGCCACCGGCGGCATCCCCGAGGTGGTCGCGGACGGCGAGACCGGGCTGCTGGTGCCGATCGAGCAGGCCGGCGACGGCTCCGGCACGCCGCTGGACCCGGAGCGCTTCGTGGCCGACCTGGCCGACCGGATGAACGAGCTGCTGGCCGACCCGGCGCGGATCGCGGCGTTCGGCGCCGCGGGCCGGCGGCGGGCGGTGGAGCGCTTCTCGTGGTCGGCGATCGCCGAGCAGACGCTCACCCTCTACCGCTCGGTGCAAGGAGGGGCCCCCGCTTAA
- a CDS encoding winged helix-turn-helix domain-containing protein gives MPQTPLYEQIIADVTASIRAGTLQPGDKLPSIAELREQYQSSAWPVRYALRILDERGWIITHQGKGSFVAPQPPA, from the coding sequence ATGCCGCAGACACCGCTGTATGAGCAGATCATCGCCGATGTCACGGCCTCGATCCGTGCGGGCACCCTGCAACCCGGCGACAAGCTGCCGTCCATCGCCGAGCTGCGCGAGCAGTACCAGTCGAGTGCTTGGCCGGTTCGATATGCCCTGCGGATCCTGGACGAGCGGGGCTGGATCATCACGCACCAGGGCAAGGGCTCATTCGTCGCGCCGCAGCCACCCGCCTAG
- the pgm gene encoding phosphoglucomutase (alpha-D-glucose-1,6-bisphosphate-dependent) gives MAHPRAGQPAEPADLVDVPRLVTAYYAEHPDPSDPAQQVSFGTSGHRGSSLRNAFNEDHILAVTQALCDYRREQGLDGPLFLARDTHALSAPAEVSALEVLAANDVTVLRDSRDGYTPTPAASHAILTHNRGRTSGLADGIVITPSHNPPSDGGFKYNPTNGGPADTDVTKWIQDRANAILAAGLKEVKRIPYARARAADTTGEYDFLAHYVDDLPAALDIDAIRDAGVRIGADPMGGASVAYWGEIAERHRLDLTVINPEVDPTWRFMTLDGDGKIRMDCSSPNAMASLIAARDKYQVSTGNDADADRHGIVTPDAGLMNPNHYLAVAIGHLFRTRDRWSPTAAVGKTLVSSSMIDRVAADLGRTLLEVPVGFKWFVPGLLDGSVGFGGEESAGASFLRRDGSTWTTDKDGILLCLLAAEIIAVTGRTPSEHWAELADRFGAPAYARIDAPAGREEKAVLAKLSPEQVTATELAGEPITAVLTAAPGNGAAIGGLKVTTESGWFAARPSGTEDVYKIYAESFQGPEHLARIQEEAKSLVDGVLGA, from the coding sequence GTGGCCCACCCCCGCGCCGGACAGCCCGCCGAGCCCGCCGACCTGGTCGACGTGCCCCGGCTGGTCACCGCCTACTACGCCGAGCACCCGGACCCGAGCGACCCGGCGCAGCAGGTCTCCTTCGGCACCTCCGGGCACCGCGGGTCGAGCCTGCGCAACGCGTTCAACGAAGATCACATCCTGGCCGTCACCCAGGCGCTCTGCGACTACCGGCGGGAGCAGGGCCTCGACGGCCCGCTGTTCCTCGCCCGGGACACCCACGCGCTCTCCGCGCCGGCCGAGGTCAGCGCACTGGAGGTGCTGGCCGCCAACGACGTCACCGTGCTGCGGGACAGCCGCGACGGCTACACCCCGACCCCCGCGGCGTCGCACGCCATCCTCACCCACAACCGGGGCCGCACCTCGGGGCTCGCCGACGGCATCGTGATCACCCCGTCGCACAACCCGCCGTCCGACGGCGGATTCAAGTACAACCCCACCAACGGCGGCCCCGCCGACACCGACGTCACGAAGTGGATCCAGGACCGCGCGAACGCGATCCTCGCCGCCGGGCTCAAGGAGGTGAAGCGCATCCCGTACGCGCGGGCCCGCGCCGCCGACACCACCGGGGAGTACGACTTCCTCGCCCACTACGTCGACGACCTGCCCGCCGCGCTCGACATCGACGCGATCCGGGACGCCGGGGTGCGCATCGGCGCCGACCCGATGGGCGGGGCGAGCGTGGCCTACTGGGGGGAGATCGCCGAGCGGCACCGCCTCGACCTCACGGTGATCAACCCGGAGGTGGACCCGACCTGGCGGTTCATGACCCTGGACGGCGACGGCAAGATCCGGATGGACTGCTCCTCGCCGAACGCGATGGCCTCGCTGATCGCCGCCCGCGACAAGTACCAGGTCTCCACCGGCAACGACGCCGACGCCGACCGGCACGGCATCGTCACGCCCGACGCCGGGCTGATGAACCCCAACCACTACCTGGCGGTGGCGATCGGCCACCTGTTCCGTACCCGGGACCGGTGGAGCCCGACCGCGGCGGTGGGCAAGACGCTCGTCTCCTCCTCGATGATCGACCGGGTCGCGGCCGACCTGGGCCGGACGCTGCTGGAGGTGCCGGTCGGCTTCAAGTGGTTCGTGCCCGGCCTGCTCGACGGCTCGGTCGGCTTCGGTGGCGAGGAGAGCGCCGGGGCGTCCTTCCTGCGCCGCGACGGCAGCACCTGGACCACCGACAAGGACGGCATCCTGCTCTGCCTGCTCGCCGCCGAGATCATCGCGGTGACCGGGCGCACCCCCAGCGAGCACTGGGCCGAGCTGGCCGACCGGTTCGGCGCGCCGGCCTACGCGCGGATCGACGCACCGGCCGGGCGGGAGGAGAAGGCGGTCCTGGCGAAGCTGTCGCCGGAGCAGGTCACCGCGACCGAGCTGGCCGGCGAGCCGATCACCGCGGTCCTGACCGCCGCGCCGGGTAACGGCGCCGCGATCGGCGGGCTGAAGGTGACCACCGAGTCGGGCTGGTTCGCCGCCCGCCCGTCGGGCACCGAGGACGTCTACAAGATCTACGCCGAGTCGTTCCAGGGTCCGGAGCACCTCGCCCGGATCCAGGAGGAGGCCAAGTCGCTGGTCGACGGCGTGCTCGGCGCGTAA
- a CDS encoding helix-turn-helix transcriptional regulator — MNELPVGRRVAQWRVRRNLTQQQFADRLGKSKSWVDKVERGVRRLERVSNLREIADALRIDLDVLLPEQPRRSAPARTDLERLRAALARYHLPAAAAPSDPARLRARLEYAEQSYRHARYPPLLAILPDLLDDARAADPGPAADALLVPVYGLVALVLVKLGRVELAWLAADRSIAVARSASDARLVAVASVPLVQALRSAGRWRSALEAALVAAGRVGDPGLRGALLAQAALAAAGRGDGPAARKLLDRAAQAGDGAAVEAAGVVAEAALGEVRAATVRHERLTTGDEWRWLPAEHRAAYLLDVARMHARAGDGLRAGRALLEAERTARGEVHDRPAARDLVAVVARSPAAPPGLTSLAAALRV, encoded by the coding sequence GTGAACGAGCTGCCGGTGGGCCGGCGGGTCGCCCAGTGGCGGGTGCGCCGCAACCTGACGCAGCAGCAGTTCGCCGACCGCCTCGGCAAGTCCAAGAGCTGGGTGGACAAGGTCGAACGCGGAGTACGCCGGTTGGAGCGGGTATCGAACCTCCGCGAGATCGCCGACGCGCTCCGGATCGACCTGGACGTCCTGCTCCCGGAGCAGCCGCGCCGGTCGGCCCCGGCCCGGACCGACCTGGAGCGCCTGCGCGCCGCCCTCGCCCGCTACCACCTCCCGGCCGCCGCCGCGCCGAGCGACCCCGCGCGGTTGCGCGCCCGACTGGAGTATGCGGAGCAGAGCTACCGGCACGCCCGCTACCCGCCGTTGCTCGCGATCCTGCCCGACCTGCTCGACGACGCCCGCGCCGCCGACCCGGGCCCGGCGGCCGACGCGCTGCTGGTTCCGGTGTACGGGCTGGTCGCCCTGGTCCTGGTGAAGCTGGGCCGGGTGGAACTCGCCTGGCTGGCCGCCGACCGGTCGATCGCCGTCGCCCGCTCCGCCTCCGACGCGCGGCTCGTCGCCGTCGCCTCCGTACCGCTGGTTCAGGCCCTGCGATCGGCCGGCCGGTGGCGATCCGCGCTGGAGGCCGCACTCGTCGCCGCCGGCCGCGTCGGCGACCCCGGACTGCGCGGCGCGCTGCTCGCGCAGGCCGCGCTCGCCGCCGCCGGCCGTGGGGACGGGCCCGCCGCCCGCAAGCTGCTCGACCGGGCGGCGCAGGCCGGCGACGGGGCGGCGGTCGAGGCCGCGGGAGTGGTCGCCGAGGCGGCCCTCGGCGAGGTCAGGGCCGCGACGGTACGCCACGAGCGGCTGACCACCGGCGACGAGTGGCGGTGGTTGCCGGCCGAGCACCGCGCCGCGTACCTGCTGGACGTGGCCCGCATGCACGCCCGCGCCGGGGACGGACTCCGCGCGGGACGGGCGCTGCTGGAGGCCGAGCGCACCGCGCGCGGCGAGGTGCACGACCGGCCGGCGGCTCGGGATCTGGTCGCCGTGGTGGCGCGGTCGCCGGCCGCCCCGCCCGGCCTGACCAGCCTGGCCGCAGCGCTCCGCGTCTAG
- a CDS encoding alpha-1,4-glucan--maltose-1-phosphate maltosyltransferase: protein MTGRFPIEDVSPVVACGRYPAKAVVGEVVPVSARAYREGHDALGCNVVWLGPDGAARPFTRMRPGEPGQDRWHATIRPDAVGEWRFTVEAFQDPYLTWQNAVTKKLAAGQGAAELANDLAEGVRVLTAALDLVPKAERKRVRAAAKALRDEKADLPRRVSAALDLADLLWAHPVRELVTTGDERTLWVDRPRALFSAWYEFFPRSEGAIAATADAPARSGTFTTALDRLPGVAAMGFDVLYLPPIHPIGRVNRKGRNNALTAGPDDVGSPWAIGAAEGGHDAIHPDLGTPEDFRDFVTAAAEQGLEVAMDLALQCAPDHPWVTEHPEWFTTRADGSIAYAENPPKKYQDIYPLNFDNDPEGIRAEILRVVLHWVGEGVRIFRVDNPHTKPFDFWHWLIAEVKRVDPDVLFLAEAFTRPAIMHGLGKIGFTQSYTYFTWRTAAAEMREYCEELVASADWMRPNFWPNTPDILHESLQHGGPPMFKIRAVLAALLSPSWGMYAGFELFEHTARPGAEEYLDNEKYELRPRDWDGALARGRSLAPFITTLNRVRRDNPALHQLRNLRFHDIDNPALLCWSKHDPDTGNTVIVVCSFDSRTVQWGNTTLDMPALGFDWHERFTVRDELTGAEYDWGQRNAVRLDPYLQPAHVLTVRRPTPPPADEPAHPAAPDLTVEDVPADLSGGTAPTAPTASAEKGDPRWTS, encoded by the coding sequence GTGACTGGACGGTTCCCGATCGAAGACGTCTCCCCCGTCGTCGCCTGCGGTCGCTACCCGGCCAAGGCGGTGGTCGGCGAGGTCGTACCGGTGTCGGCCCGCGCCTACCGCGAGGGCCACGACGCGCTCGGCTGCAATGTGGTCTGGCTCGGCCCGGACGGCGCGGCCCGCCCGTTCACCCGGATGCGCCCCGGCGAGCCGGGGCAGGACCGCTGGCACGCCACCATCCGTCCGGACGCGGTCGGCGAGTGGCGGTTCACCGTCGAGGCGTTCCAGGATCCCTACCTGACCTGGCAGAACGCGGTGACGAAGAAGCTGGCGGCCGGGCAGGGCGCGGCCGAGCTGGCGAACGACCTGGCCGAGGGCGTCCGCGTGCTGACCGCCGCGCTCGACCTGGTGCCGAAGGCCGAGCGGAAGCGGGTACGGGCAGCCGCGAAGGCGCTGCGCGACGAGAAGGCGGACCTGCCGCGCCGGGTCAGCGCGGCGCTCGACCTGGCCGACCTGCTCTGGGCGCACCCGGTGCGCGAGTTGGTCACCACGGGCGACGAGCGCACGCTGTGGGTGGACCGGCCGCGGGCACTCTTCTCCGCCTGGTACGAGTTCTTCCCCCGCTCCGAGGGCGCGATCGCGGCCACCGCGGACGCGCCGGCCCGCTCCGGCACGTTCACCACCGCGCTCGACCGCCTGCCGGGGGTGGCCGCGATGGGTTTCGACGTGCTCTACCTGCCGCCGATCCACCCGATCGGCCGGGTCAACCGCAAGGGCCGCAACAACGCGCTCACCGCCGGGCCGGACGACGTCGGCTCGCCGTGGGCGATCGGCGCGGCCGAGGGCGGCCACGACGCCATCCACCCCGACCTGGGTACGCCGGAAGACTTCCGCGACTTCGTCACCGCCGCCGCCGAGCAGGGCCTGGAGGTGGCGATGGACCTGGCGTTGCAGTGCGCGCCAGACCACCCGTGGGTCACCGAGCACCCGGAGTGGTTCACCACCCGCGCTGACGGCAGCATCGCGTACGCGGAGAACCCGCCCAAGAAATACCAGGACATCTACCCGCTGAACTTCGACAACGATCCGGAGGGCATCCGGGCCGAGATCCTGCGGGTGGTCCTGCACTGGGTCGGCGAGGGCGTGCGGATCTTCCGGGTCGACAACCCGCACACCAAGCCGTTCGACTTCTGGCACTGGCTGATCGCCGAGGTCAAGCGCGTCGACCCGGACGTGCTGTTCCTGGCCGAGGCGTTCACCCGCCCGGCGATCATGCACGGGCTCGGCAAGATCGGCTTCACCCAGTCGTACACCTATTTCACCTGGCGGACGGCGGCGGCCGAGATGCGGGAATACTGCGAGGAGCTGGTCGCCTCGGCCGACTGGATGCGGCCGAACTTCTGGCCCAACACCCCCGACATCCTGCACGAGTCGTTGCAGCACGGCGGCCCGCCGATGTTCAAGATCCGGGCGGTGCTTGCCGCGCTGCTCTCCCCCTCCTGGGGCATGTACGCGGGGTTCGAGCTGTTCGAGCACACCGCCCGCCCCGGCGCGGAGGAATACCTCGACAACGAGAAGTACGAGCTACGCCCCCGGGACTGGGACGGCGCGCTGGCGCGGGGGCGGTCGCTGGCGCCGTTCATCACCACGCTCAACCGGGTCCGCCGCGACAACCCGGCCCTGCACCAGCTCCGCAACCTGCGTTTCCACGACATCGACAACCCGGCGCTGCTGTGCTGGTCGAAGCACGACCCGGACACCGGCAACACGGTCATCGTGGTCTGCTCGTTCGACTCCCGCACCGTGCAGTGGGGCAACACCACCCTGGACATGCCGGCGCTCGGCTTCGACTGGCACGAGCGGTTCACCGTGCGCGACGAGCTGACCGGCGCGGAGTACGACTGGGGGCAGCGCAACGCGGTGCGCCTGGACCCCTACCTGCAACCGGCGCACGTGCTCACCGTGCGCCGCCCCACACCGCCGCCCGCCGACGAGCCGGCACACCCGGCCGCGCCCGACCTGACCGTCGAAGACGTACCCGCCGACCTGTCCGGCGGCACCGCACCCACCGCACCTACCGCATCGGCCGAGAAGGGCGACCCACGATGGACCAGCTGA
- a CDS encoding Uma2 family endonuclease — protein MSADAVGRSMPPTVSLDDLTAMMVADEHHRYEISPEGVLSIFPPPGYAHAVVATRLLLWLAQGGVPADHIAQAVGLRIPGRRGGVGGRIPDLVVWSKAQADGVWLPTADVLLVVEIVSPGSEGIDTVTKRSEYAADGIPQYWIVEQDPAQTVAMHRLDGERYDVRATMPLAWVLNTDPAEYDLG, from the coding sequence ATGAGCGCGGACGCGGTTGGCAGATCGATGCCCCCGACCGTGTCGCTCGACGATCTGACCGCCATGATGGTCGCGGACGAGCACCATCGATACGAGATCAGCCCTGAGGGAGTGCTCTCGATCTTCCCGCCGCCGGGATACGCCCATGCGGTCGTCGCGACCCGGCTCCTGCTCTGGCTCGCCCAGGGCGGCGTACCGGCGGATCACATCGCCCAGGCCGTCGGGCTGCGCATTCCGGGCCGGCGTGGCGGTGTCGGCGGACGCATCCCGGATCTGGTGGTCTGGAGCAAGGCGCAGGCCGACGGGGTGTGGCTGCCGACGGCCGACGTCCTTCTCGTCGTCGAGATCGTCTCGCCCGGGTCCGAAGGCATCGACACGGTCACCAAGCGGAGCGAGTACGCTGCGGACGGCATCCCGCAGTACTGGATCGTGGAGCAGGACCCGGCGCAGACGGTCGCCATGCACCGGCTGGACGGCGAGCGCTACGACGTGCGGGCGACCATGCCGCTCGCCTGGGTCCTCAACACCGACCCGGCCGAGTACGACCTCGGCTGA
- a CDS encoding DUF433 domain-containing protein, protein MIDRFTVPLLTPLEASEHLQVPERTMHRWLSENAAGHPLVHSIKPQRRGHPSVPFVALVEAYVLRSLRKLGLPTDKIRAAATDIRRQFDTEYGLASRRIATDGVDVFIHYLDTDELARAGDRQMPLRQVINDYLRYIAWADDDEFPTRLTLRRYDPAIAEVVIDPRFAWGAPIIETAKVPVSAVLGMWRAGEPLDVVADEYGLTVDQVEALVRVAA, encoded by the coding sequence ATGATCGACCGATTCACCGTGCCGCTACTGACTCCGCTGGAGGCGTCCGAGCACCTCCAGGTGCCGGAGCGCACCATGCACCGCTGGCTGAGCGAGAACGCCGCCGGGCATCCCTTGGTGCACAGCATCAAGCCGCAACGCCGAGGCCACCCTTCGGTGCCGTTCGTGGCTCTGGTCGAGGCATACGTGCTGCGCTCACTGCGCAAGCTCGGCCTCCCCACGGACAAGATCCGAGCCGCCGCGACCGACATCCGACGGCAGTTCGACACCGAGTACGGGTTGGCGAGCCGGCGCATCGCGACCGACGGCGTCGACGTCTTCATCCACTATCTGGACACTGACGAGCTGGCCCGCGCAGGTGACCGGCAGATGCCCCTGCGCCAGGTCATCAACGACTACCTCCGCTACATTGCCTGGGCCGACGACGACGAGTTCCCCACCAGGCTCACCCTTCGTCGATACGATCCCGCGATCGCGGAGGTGGTGATCGACCCGCGTTTCGCCTGGGGCGCACCGATCATCGAAACCGCGAAGGTCCCCGTTTCCGCCGTGCTGGGCATGTGGAGAGCTGGAGAACCACTCGATGTCGTCGCCGACGAGTACGGTCTGACCGTTGACCAGGTCGAAGCGCTCGTCCGGGTCGCCGCCTGA
- a CDS encoding FAD-binding oxidoreductase, whose product MINRRDVLRAGAAGALGTGLVGVLSPATAATPDPEAAERVSRRDWERLARALSPASTLYRPSDASYPPLALPFNHRYAGTHPAGIVTCANTRDARTAIRWARAVGLPTVPRSGLGHNYAGYSVTPGLLLNMARMKGIVTNPLPATLPARAYGPIKVTHGAGTLTVGAGVINADLHPLLEDRGMFVPTGRCPSVGVAGLVLGGGIGFSDKMFGLTCDRLVSTTVVLADGRVVEASQESHPDLFWACRGGAGNNFGVNTSFTFQYERFEGNVGVYRLRWSLDSVLPVLAAAQRAAVDTLHDRRFHLRVGIGTNGFTREQIRANANVNAIGQFYGPVEELRAILAPLLDIGTAEERARNSAAVREVTPAEASALLSATTPVEKFAAKSAVLHLATLLTDDQVAAAAARLLDWPGSGNPDGAGFAMFALGGEINQVPPDATAFVHRDGVFIFAAETSWADYDSRRVATANLSWLDEFYRDIFGATPPRHAYQNFPDPTLRDWRRAYYGTNYPRLVRVKRRYDPTDYFTYPQGIGS is encoded by the coding sequence ATGATCAACAGGCGGGATGTGCTGCGGGCCGGGGCGGCGGGCGCGTTGGGGACCGGTCTGGTGGGTGTGCTGTCACCGGCCACCGCCGCCACCCCGGACCCGGAGGCGGCGGAGCGGGTCAGCCGGCGGGACTGGGAGCGGCTGGCGCGTGCGCTGTCGCCGGCCTCCACTCTCTACCGGCCGTCGGACGCCAGCTATCCGCCGTTGGCGCTGCCGTTCAACCACAGGTACGCCGGCACCCACCCGGCGGGCATCGTGACCTGCGCCAACACCCGGGACGCCCGGACCGCGATCCGCTGGGCCCGCGCGGTGGGGCTGCCCACGGTGCCGCGCTCCGGGCTGGGCCACAACTACGCCGGCTACTCGGTCACCCCCGGCCTGTTGCTCAACATGGCCCGGATGAAGGGGATCGTCACCAACCCGCTGCCGGCCACCCTGCCGGCCCGGGCCTACGGGCCGATCAAGGTCACCCACGGCGCGGGCACCCTCACCGTGGGAGCCGGGGTCATCAACGCCGACCTGCACCCGCTGCTGGAGGACCGGGGCATGTTCGTGCCGACGGGCCGCTGCCCCAGCGTCGGCGTGGCCGGGCTGGTGCTCGGCGGCGGCATCGGGTTCAGCGACAAGATGTTCGGCCTGACCTGTGACCGGCTGGTCTCGACGACGGTGGTGCTCGCCGACGGTCGTGTGGTGGAGGCCAGCCAGGAATCGCACCCCGACCTGTTCTGGGCCTGCCGGGGCGGGGCGGGGAACAACTTCGGGGTGAACACCTCCTTCACGTTCCAGTACGAGCGGTTCGAGGGGAACGTCGGCGTCTACCGGTTGCGCTGGAGCCTGGACTCGGTGCTGCCGGTGCTCGCCGCCGCGCAGCGGGCCGCCGTGGACACCCTGCACGACAGGCGGTTCCACCTGCGCGTCGGCATCGGGACGAACGGGTTCACCCGGGAGCAGATCCGGGCCAACGCGAACGTCAACGCCATCGGCCAGTTCTACGGCCCGGTCGAGGAACTGCGCGCCATCCTGGCCCCGCTGCTCGACATCGGCACCGCCGAGGAGCGCGCCCGCAACAGCGCGGCGGTGCGCGAGGTCACCCCCGCCGAGGCGAGCGCGCTGCTGAGCGCCACCACGCCGGTGGAGAAGTTCGCCGCCAAGTCGGCGGTGCTGCACCTGGCGACCCTGCTCACCGACGACCAGGTCGCCGCCGCCGCCGCGCGGCTGCTGGACTGGCCGGGCAGCGGCAACCCGGACGGGGCCGGGTTCGCGATGTTCGCCCTCGGTGGCGAGATCAACCAAGTGCCACCGGACGCCACGGCGTTCGTGCACCGCGACGGCGTGTTCATCTTCGCCGCCGAGACCTCCTGGGCGGACTACGACTCGCGTCGCGTCGCCACCGCCAACCTGAGCTGGCTCGACGAGTTCTACCGCGACATCTTCGGTGCCACGCCGCCCCGGCACGCCTACCAGAACTTCCCCGACCCGACGCTGCGGGACTGGCGGCGGGCCTACTACGGCACCAACTACCCCCGCCTCGTCCGGGTGAAGCGGAGATACGACCCGACCGACTACTTCACCTATCCGCAGGGGATCGGGAGCTGA